CGGCTATACCTACGCGGAGATCGGCATCAATGTCAACGAATCGATGCGGGAGTGCCGGAAGGCGGTCGCCTTGAACCGCAACTCGGCGGCGTACCGTGACAGTCTGGGGTGGGCTTACTATGCGGCGGGACAGTATTCCGAGGCGGTGAAGGAATTGCAGAAGGCGCTCGAGCTGGATTCGAACAATCCCGCTATCGGCGAGCACCTGAAGGAAGCGATCCAGAAACGCGACCGCCATAAAAAGAAATAACCGCCCCGGCAGTCCACGATTTATATCAGCGGTTGCCGGGCGTAGCCGTTACACCCTTCCAACTAGCTATGCGGTTGCCGGGCGTAGCCGAGGCACACACCTATCTCTGAAATTCAAAGTATTCCCTGACGGCTTCGATCCCCATATTCACGATATCCACCGGCGGAGATTCGAGCGGGTTACCGCCGACCGCGAGGATATCGCACTTATCCATCTCGAAAAAACCGCGCTCGAGCTTTTCTATCTTGTTATCCCGCATATACAGTTCTTTCAGACCGGTGAGGCCTATGATACTCAACGGGGCTTTCGTTATCAGATTCCCGCTGAAGTCGAGCACTTCCAGTTGTTTCATATTCGCGAATATTTCCGGTAATAACTCGATACGGTTCGAGCTGAGCCGCAGGGTTTTCAGCTTACTGAGTTTCTGCAGAGACGCGGGTACGCCGGTTATCAGGTTATTCCCCAAATCGAGCTCGATGAGCTCGGTCAGGTTCTCGATCTCGGGCGGGATTTCCTCTATCTCGTTGCCGGCGAGGCTGAGCCTGCGAAGCTGGCGCATCTGAAGCGCCGCGCGCGGGAATTCTTCCAGACGGTTCGACGAGAGGTCGAGCTCGAATAGCCGGTTCAGCGCCTCGAATCCCTGCGGAAGCTGATGGATATTGTTATTGCCGAGGTCGAGGATCCGCAGGCCGGCCATCTGCGACATCTCCTTGGGGAGCTGCGAGATTTCGTTATTCGACGCGTGTATGCCCGCGAGGGCGGTGAGTTTCTGGAGTTCCGGCGTGATATGGGACAGGCGGTTCGACGAGATAAAAAGGATACGCAGTTTTGAGAGGTTTCCTATCTCGCGCGGCAGGTCGGCGAGACGGTTCCGCGAGAGGTACAGCACCGCTAGATTTTCGAGCCTGCCGATTTCGCCGGGAAGCCTGCCGATACGGTTATCGCCCGCGTAGAATTCCTCCAATCCAGTCAGCAACCCTATCTCCCGCGGGATATCGGTCAGGTCGTTCCGGTTGACATTGAGGTCTTTCAGCCCGGTAAGCGTAAAAACGTCGCGTTCCCAGCGCCTGAGATTCATCCCGCGTAAATCTAATGAAATTGCGCCATTCCTGACTTGTTCGATTTTTCCCGAAAGGTTCATCTTTCCCTCGTCAAACTTTCACCCTATTGTTTTTCGGAATTTTACCCCAAAACGTAAGAAAAGGATAATAAATCCGCCGATTTTTGGAACTATAACTAAAAATAGGGTAAAATAATAGACAAATTTTTTGGGATGGGAAATGCACGATTCGAACGGCCTCTCTTTATTTTCATCACCACCGCCCTCCGATCTGAAGTTCATCGTCGAAACCCTGAAAAACGCGGGCTTCGAGGCTTATCTCGTCGGCGGAGCGGTCAGGGATTTAATTCACCGGCAGGTGTATCATATCGAGCAAATCCCCGGGATGGATTTCGATTTCGCTACCGACGCCGCCCCCCAGAAAGTGATCGCGGTATTTTCCGGCAAACGGATTTTTACTATTCCCACCGGGCTCCAGCACGGCACGGTTACGGTCGTCCTCAACGGTAAAAACTACGAGATCACTACCTACCGTATCGACGGGGCTTATGCCGACGGGCGTCATCCCGATCATGTGCAATTCTCCTCGTCGCTGGAGGAAGACCTCGCGCGCCGCGACTTCACGGTCAACGCTATCGCTTACGATATCCTCGAATCCCGTATCGTCGATCCGTTCGGAGGAACAGACGATATCCGCGCAAAGGTCATCCGCACGGTCGGCGACCCGGAGGCGCGTTTCTCCGAGGACGCGCTCCGCCTGATGCGCGCGTGCCGGATCGCGGCATATATGGGCTATACTATCGACGAGCGCACGCTGAACGCCGTCCGCGATTGCGCGCCCAATATCAAGAAAGTTTCGCCGGAGCGGATACAGGAGGAGCTGATCAAGCTGATGAAGGCCGATACTCCCTCCACCGGACTGGAGTACCTCCGCGATACCGGGCTTCTCAGGCTGATACTGCCCGAGCTGACCGAGGGCGCAGACGTCGACCAGAACGAGTACCACCTCTACGACGTGTACCGTCATAATATATACGCGTGCGACGCCGTGCCTAAGGAGAAGCCTCTCCTCCGTATCGCGGCGCTCTTCCACGATATCGGCAAACCCCGTTCCAAGGACTACGCGCTTCGTATCGGTAACGGCAACGTGTTCTATAACCATGAAATCATCGGCGCGAAAATGGCGCATCATATCCTGAAACGCCTGCGCTTCTCCAATCACGCGTCGGCATATATCACCGATATGGTGAAGAATCATATGTTCTATTATACCGAGGAGTGGACGGACGGCGCGGTCAGGAGATTTCTGCGGAAGATTAACGGCGACCCCGAACTCCTGAACGACCTGTTCCTGCTGCGGAAGGCCGACCGTACCGCGAGCGGAGTGCGCAAGGGCGATACAAGTATCCTCGAACGTTTCCGCCGCCGTATCGAGGAAATCATGCAGAAGGATAACGCCCTCAAAGTTACCGACCTCGCGGTGGACGGATACGCTATTATGGAGAGTTTTAAAATCAAGCCGGGTAAGATTATCGGCGAACTGCTGAACCATATGCTGGAAAAAGTGCTCGATAATCCCGAACTGAATACGCGCGAGGAACTCCTGAAGATCGGCGGGGAATATCTCGAGCATCCCCCGCAGGCCTCGCCCCATGATGAAGTTGAAATACTTATATAGAGGAAACCAATGAAAATGTATCTGCGAATGACTTTTATAATAGCGGCCGCCATTTTTATGGGATGTACGGTCGAGGAACCCAAGTGGGTGGGATGGATGCGCGAACTGCAAACGACTATCGACGAGTACGGGGCTACCGCGAGCGCGCACCCGGAGGTTCTGCTCCCGGGGACGGTTTCCACCAATTCCGGCAATGCCGCCAAAAAGCTGAATACCCTCCGCGAGAAAATCCTGAAGATGCTCGCGGAGTACGACGATGTTATTAAGACGGTTTCCCCCGATCAGCAGGAGAAATTCAAAAACGGGTACGACCTCATGGCGCTGAGCGCGGAGAACACGTTATATCCGTGGCGGCGGTGGCTATCGTATTATAGTAAGATCACCTATGCGGTGGTCGCTACGGCGAATCATCCTGAAATACAAGACCAGTTCGACGCGGCATACCAGGAATGGAATTACCTCGAAGGGGTGATTGCCTCTATCGAACAGACCATCCCCGCGGTCGATAAACCGTTCTTTCTCGCATCGGTTCAATCCAATCGCGATGCGGTAAAAGCCACTATCAAGAAGAAATGATTTTATCATTGTTTTTTGTTAAAAATGACGATATATTAATATAACGAAGGAGGATGAGATGAAGAAGCGGAATGTAATCGTAAAAATATTCATGATTCTCACGGTCAGTTTCGGGATACTCTATGCGAGCGAATTAAAGGATATAACTTCCAACGATCTCGCAAAAAAAAGAAACACCCTCGAGGGTACTTTGGAATTAATCACCACCCTCCAGGCTAAACTCAAAGCAGAGCCCAACTCCTATGACGCATCGTGGCAGTATGCCGCAATATGCTATTTCTATGGGGATTATTATTTAAAAGACAATGAAAAAGATAAAAAAAAGAAATATTTCACTTTGTGTAAAGACGCGGCGGAAAACGCCGTTAAATTGAATCCCAAGGGCGCAGACGGGCATTACTGGCTCGGTATCGGTTTGGGGATGTCCGATGCGAACGGGATACTGGACAGTCTCTTTTTCGCCGACGATGTCGCGAACGAGATGACCAAAGTAATCGAGATGAATCCCGCCTACTTCCGCGGTACCCCGTGGATGGTGCGCGCCTCGGTATACGCGTTCGCTCCCGGATGGCCGCTGAGTGTCGGTGATACCGCAAAGGCCTATGCCGACGTCAAGATGGCGTTTAAGTACGGCGCAGACTACCGGGTGATGTACGTGCTTTATTGCAGAATACTGATACACAATTCCAAGTGGCCGGAGGCGATGAAGATTATCGAAAAGGGACTCGCGCTCCCATACGATAAGAATATTCCGGTCGAGGAAGACGCCGCTATCGCAAAGCTAAAAGACTATAAAATACAGGTACAAAAAGAATTAAAATAATTTCCCTCTTTCTTGCGTAATCGGGCTTTCATTGCTACAATATAGAAGGGAGGAAATATTTAGGGTATAAGGTTTGTGGAAAAAAATAACAAAAACAGCGACTTAACGGAAGAAAAGATCCGTTTACTGCGTGAGCGTTTAACGGATGAAAATTATATAAAAGGGGCTATTGAAAAAATAGCCGAAGATGTAAGTTCGGTAATTGTCCGGGATTCGAAGCCCAGGAAATAAGCCGTCGACTATTCTTTCAATCAACAAAACTTTTTTTCTTCCGATAATAAAATATAGTTACCGTATCAGGGGGCTTTTGCGGTGGGGGAATTTTTCCAGAATCTATCGCGGGTATTAATCAGACTCGATCTCATGAATAATCCGTACTTCCAGTTCTTTATAGTAATCGTAGTCGCTCTAATAGCGAGCAAGATTCTTGAAGGGACGGTCGCCGCGAAGAAGGATGAAACCTTTAAGGAGAATCCGGTATTCCGCGAACTGGTGGGGGGATATCTCACCCGGAATCTTTTAATAATATGGTTTCTCATAGGACTGTTGTTCGCGTTCGATTTACTACAGCTGGACTTCCGGTGGATGAATTCGATACAGTCGATCATTATCACCGTAGTACTGACGATCTGTTTTTTCCTCGCGAAAAAACTCATCAAGTCGATTTCGATTACCCTGCACGACAGTAAATCGAAGGCCACCAAAAGATTATTTCAGAATAAAAATATTATTAATCTGTTCAAACGGTTTTTAGAAGTGACGATGTTTATCCTGTTCGCGACCCTGATACTGGGGAGTTGGGGCATACAGGTCGCCCCTATCCTCGCGGGTCTGGGAATAGCGGGTATCGCGGTCGGATTGGCTCTGCAGGATTCGCTCGGACATATTTTCGGCGGCGTTTCCCTGATACTGGACAACACCTACAACGAAGGGGATTTCGTCGAGCTGGAAAACGGCCATATCGGGACGATTTATTCCATCGGATACCGCAGCTCCAAGATACTGACGCCCAGCAATGAAATCATCATCGTCCCGAACGGGGAATTTGCCAAGATGATGGTGAAGAACCTCTCGCGCCCCTCGCGTCTGTACCGTCTGAACCTTATCATTAACGCGGCGTATGGGAGCAGCCCCGAACATGTAAAAAAGGTGATATTATCGACTGCACTGGACACCGAGGGAGTTCTCGACGATCCCGAGGCGGTGGTGTTTTTTGAAAAGATGGACGCGTATTCGCTGAATTTCAGGCTGATAGTTTCAATCCAGAACCCGTTGGAACGACTGGTTGTTACCGATAGAATTTTAACCCGGATTACGGACATGTTTAAAAAGGAAAAGATACAAATACCGTTCCCGACTACTACAGTTCATATAGAAAAACAATAGGGGATATAAAGTTATGCGTAAACTATGGACCAAACAGGTGATTATTAACCTCGCCATCGTCATTTCCGTTTTTATCGGATTCGTACTTTTAGACATTAATCTCAGTAAGGCCAGCCCCAACCCGCCGCAGACGACCAACGCCCTGCCCGCTGCTGTAGTTGCCGACGCCGGCTCCCCGGAGTACAACTTCAAGAAAATCCCGCCGTTCGACTGGAACAAGGAGTATTATGTCGATCATAATATCCTGAACACCCAGACGAATTTCGAGAACGTGAAGGTGAATTCCAACGAGACTAAGACGCTCGCGTTTTACTCTTACCGGAAGGCGTACTACCGTTTCGAGGTGGAGAAGTTTATACTGAAGGGTAAAATCGATATCAAGCGGGTATATATTGTTATCACTAAGGACGGCAAAACGGTCAATCCTTATCTCGCCGCGCCCGAGGTGCGTTTCTGGAAGGAAGGTAATGACCTGGTGGCATACTGGTTCGCCGACTGGAAAACCCCCACCGGGAAATACGAAGCCGTGCTTCATTACGACGGGAAACCTGTCCTATCCAAGCAATTTCAGGTAATCAGCCGCCCTCCCTATAAATTCAACCGTACTATGAATTTCCTGACGCTCGAGTCGAATATCCCGATCTATAAATCCAGTAAGTATAATCATCTCGACGAGAAGGTCGGGTTCAAGGACCTCGTGCTGGACTGGATGAATTTCGGCGACCTCGACGGGTTCCTGATCCTTTCCGGCGAGACGGCGGGCTTCCCGAATAACGGTGTTACCCCCGAGAAGCCGTGGGAAAAATCCCCCCTCCTCAACCTCAAGGAACTCGGTACCGCCGTGCATGACGACGGTAAACTGGTCGGGGCTTATATTATGTGCTTCTACACCCCGGAGAACGGCTTCAAGAAGGCGGGGTATGCCCCGGCAAAGGGCGTAACCTACGACCAGAACGGCCAACTGGTGGTGCGGACATGGAAATTTACGTCATTTAAAGACCCCAAGCGTTATAAGGATATTGTCGAGCTCGCCGCCTATTTCAACACTTTGCCGTATGTGGATATGATCGGCTTCGATTTCATCCGTTTCGGCGAAAATGTGGGGTACGAGAATGCCGACGAATTCGTCCGCCAGATGAATATCCCCGTTCCGGTTGCGTGGGTTTATATGACCGAAGACCAGCAGGCGTTATGGCTGGGCGGGATGCTGAAAAAGAAGGGGAATATCAAGAAACAGTGGCAGCTTTGGAAGGCGCACAAGACAGCGGAATTTATTTATAAAGTCCGCACTGAGGCGCAGCTCACCAAGCCGGTATGGGCGTTCACACTCGGGTGGGAGCACGGCGAGGAGCACGGGCAGGATCCCGCGCTTCTGATGGATGCCGGCCTGATCGCGGATTTCCCGATGCTGTATGAGGCTACTCCCGACCAATTCGCGGGGTTGACCGTCAGTTGGAAGAAATACCTCAAGAAAGAGACCCTGAATTATATCCCCGGCAATCAGATCGACGCGAAACTGATGAAATCGGTGAAGGGATTGAACCCCATCGAGGAATACTATTACCGGCTGTCGAGCGCAGTAGATTTCGCGGAGTACCAGTCGAAAGGAGTCTTTATCCATGACATCGCGCGCGCGTTCTGGGGAAGGACGGGAGGATACTCCTATCACGAATGGCTGAACGCGGGATTGTCCGCGGCAAGCTACCTCCGCTGGAAAAAAGAGGAAATCCCGTTCATGGTAACTATCGATAAGAAGGATTTCCCCGGCGCGAAGGCCGCGGGCAGTATTACAGTCCCGGTGACCGTGCATTTTACCCCGTCGAAAATGAATCAGATTATCGGTAAAAAGTTTATTCTCGGCGGAGCGGGAATTTCTTTTACTCAAAAATTTGACATTACCTCGAAAACCAATGTAACATTATATATCAAAATAAATCCCAATCAGTCAGGAGCATATTATTTCGCGGTAAAGGGTATGATTCAAGGATATCCTTCCTTCTTTACATTTCGGTATCTCAACTTTAACGCAGTTCCTGCGGTTCCTGCAAAGGTTGCCGTATCGAAACCGGATAAAAAGATCGCACCCAAACAAAAGAAATAACGATTTGAACGGATATGGGATTGTTTTGGCGATATTACTCACCTTCGATTCGCTTTATAGAATGCCTAAGGGGAAATCTATCCATTGGGAAAACTCTTACCCGTTATCATTCTCAAATAAATGTTTTTATCAAGGAACGGAAGGTTTCCTTGTTTAATAATCAAATAGGAGCTACTTATGCCGGTTGGCAAAAGAAAAGTGAAACTTAAATCGGACGCCGATACCCTGAACGGGAACGGATTTTCCGACAATAATAACGAAAACGGCGGTAATGCGCTCTTCGAGGAGACGCAGGGTCAATATACCCCTCCTGTGGAGAAAACCCGTTCTTCTGACGACGACGAATTCGACGATACCCCTAAAAATAAACCCAATCCCGAAGAGGATGTATACGTCGGCACGCCTACCGATGAGATCGCGTTAAGCGCGCAGAAAAAGCCCCACCGTCACGAAACCCACATCCCGGGTCTCCCGTCGGAAGCGGAAGCCAAAGAAATTATCGAAAAAGTATTCCCCGGCGACAGTAAACTCTCCATCAACGAGCTGAAAAAGCTGTCGATCGTGGGATTATCCATTGTCGCGATGCACCTGAAGCTCGATAACTACGAGTCGATGCATACCCAGGAATTGATATACAGCATCCTCCGCAAGCACGCCGATAACGGCGGGGTTATCTACGGCGGCGGCACCCTTCAGGTGCTCGAGAACGGTTTCGGATTCCTGCGCTCCCAGCGTTATAACTACCTGTCCAGTCCCGACGATATTTATGTTTCGCCGTCGCAGATTTCCCTGTTCCGTCTGCGCACGGGCGACCATATAGAAGGCCAGATTCGTCCCCCGAAGAAGACCGAAGAAGAAAAGTTTTTTGCGCTTCTCCGCATTGAGCTGATAAACGATCTTTCTACCGACGAGTCCCGCAAGCGCACGCTCTTCGATAACCTCACCCCGCTCTTCCCCGACGAGGCCATCAAGCTGGAAGCCGAACCCGAAGAAGTCGCTATGCGCATGATGGACTTGTTCACCCCTATCGGTCTCGGACAACGCGGGCTGATCGTTTCCCCCCCGAAAGCGGGAAAGACCGTCCTCCTGAAAAAAATCGCAAACAGTATCACACGCAATATGCCCGACGTTAAACTGATCATCTTCCTGGTGGATGAACGCCCCGAGGAAGTCACCGATATGCAGCGTTCCGTAAAGGCCGAGGTCGTCAGTTCGACGTTCGACGAACCCGCTGTCAAGCATGTCGCCGTCGCCAATATGGTGCATGAGAAGGCCAAACGTCTGGTGGAATGCGGCTATGACGTGGTTATCCTGCTCGACTCGATTACCCGACTCGCCCGCGCGTATAATACCTGCGAGCCCCCCAGCGGGCGCGTGCTCTCCGGCGGTCTGGACGCCAACGCCCTGCATAAACCGAAAAAATTCTTCGGCGCCGCGCGTAATATCGAAGAAGGCGGAAGCCTCACGATTATCGCGACCGCGCTCATCGATACCGGAAGTAAGATGGACGAAGTCATCTACGAGGAATTCAAGGGCACCGGCAATATGGAAATCCACCTCGACCGCAACCTCTCGAATATCCGCGTCTATCCCGCGCTCGACCTGAAACTTTCCGGCACCCGCCGCGAGGACTTGCTCCAGTCGGTCTCGGTGCTCGAAAAGGCGCGTATGCTCCGCCGTATTTTCGCGGATATGTCTAACGAGGAAGTAATCGGCAAGCTCAAACAGGCGCTTTCTAAAACCGCGACCAACGAGGAATTCCTGAACAATATGCAGTACTTCGCTAAATAAGTACATTTCTTTGATACCGGCCGAAAAAGAAAAAATGCTCGCGGGCGGGCTTTATCACGCTTCCGACCCGCAATTATTGGAAGACAGGGCGCGCGCGCTCCGTTTAACCTATGAATTCAATCAATCCCATCCCGACGATCTGATAAAACGCGTTCAAATTCTGCGCTCGCTTTTCGGTAAACTCGGCGAGAATTTTGAGATACAACCCTCGTTCCGGTGCGACTACGGGTACAATATCCATATCGGCGATTATTTCCTTGCGAATTATAACTGCGTCATCCTCGACGTCTGCCGCGTGGATATCGGAAACCGCGTACTGTTCGGGCCGGGCGTGCAGATATACACCGCCGCCCACCCGCTCGACCCCGCCCTGCGCGCCTCGTCCATGGAGTTCGGCAAGCCCGTGAAAATCGGGGATAACGTCTGGATCGGCGGTGGGGCGATTGTCCTGCCCGGCGTGACTATCGGGGATAACTCCGTGATCGGCGCGGGAAGCGTGGTCGACAGGGATATCCCGGATAACGTAATCGCCGCCGGGAACCGTTGCAGAGTAATCGGCGAAATAGGAGATTAAAATGGAATGGCTGAATCCGCCCGCGCATTTTTCCGGGGATAACGGAGTTATCAAGATAACGACGCTTCCGAAGACCGACTTCTGGCGCGTCACGCATTACGATTTTACCAAGCAGAACGCCCATTTCTACCACCGTACTTTCGAGGGCGATTTCGAGATATCGGTGAAGGTTTCCGGGGCTTACCGCGATAATTACGATCAGGCGGGACTGATGATACTGGCGGACGACCTTAACTGGATCAAGGCGGGTATCGAATTTACGGACGGGATTCAGAATATCAGCGCGGTGATTACGCGGGAATTCTCGGACTGGTCGGTGCAGGCATTAAATAACGCCCCGGAATCGGTATGGTTTCGGATTATCCGCAGGAAAGAATCGGTCGAGGCCGCATATTCTATCGACGGGGAAAACTACTGTCTCTATCGTCTGGGATACCTTTCACTCAATCATGCGCTCAAAACGGGTATTTACGCCGCATCGCCGATGGGCGACGGTTTCCCGGTAACATTCGAGCAACTCAGTATTAACCCTTTATAACAGAAAGATTTATTTATACCCGCTCTTCGGCAGGCTGGTCTGTCCCATCAGCGCCAGGTCGATTTCACGCGCGCAATCGCGTCCTTCCATGATCGCCCATACGACAAGCGACTGGCCGCGATGCATATCGCCCGCGGAATAGACCTTATCCACCGATGTCTTGTAATCCGCCCCGGTCCTGACATTCCCGCGCTGGTCGTACTCGACCCCGAGCGCGTCGAGAAGCCCGTTATGCACGGGGCTGAGGAAGCCCATCGCGAGCACCACAATATCCGCGT
The DNA window shown above is from Brevinematales bacterium and carries:
- a CDS encoding leucine-rich repeat domain-containing protein, whose translation is MNLSGKIEQVRNGAISLDLRGMNLRRWERDVFTLTGLKDLNVNRNDLTDIPREIGLLTGLEEFYAGDNRIGRLPGEIGRLENLAVLYLSRNRLADLPREIGNLSKLRILFISSNRLSHITPELQKLTALAGIHASNNEISQLPKEMSQMAGLRILDLGNNNIHQLPQGFEALNRLFELDLSSNRLEEFPRAALQMRQLRRLSLAGNEIEEIPPEIENLTELIELDLGNNLITGVPASLQKLSKLKTLRLSSNRIELLPEIFANMKQLEVLDFSGNLITKAPLSIIGLTGLKELYMRDNKIEKLERGFFEMDKCDILAVGGNPLESPPVDIVNMGIEAVREYFEFQR
- a CDS encoding HD domain-containing protein, which translates into the protein MHDSNGLSLFSSPPPSDLKFIVETLKNAGFEAYLVGGAVRDLIHRQVYHIEQIPGMDFDFATDAAPQKVIAVFSGKRIFTIPTGLQHGTVTVVLNGKNYEITTYRIDGAYADGRHPDHVQFSSSLEEDLARRDFTVNAIAYDILESRIVDPFGGTDDIRAKVIRTVGDPEARFSEDALRLMRACRIAAYMGYTIDERTLNAVRDCAPNIKKVSPERIQEELIKLMKADTPSTGLEYLRDTGLLRLILPELTEGADVDQNEYHLYDVYRHNIYACDAVPKEKPLLRIAALFHDIGKPRSKDYALRIGNGNVFYNHEIIGAKMAHHILKRLRFSNHASAYITDMVKNHMFYYTEEWTDGAVRRFLRKINGDPELLNDLFLLRKADRTASGVRKGDTSILERFRRRIEEIMQKDNALKVTDLAVDGYAIMESFKIKPGKIIGELLNHMLEKVLDNPELNTREELLKIGGEYLEHPPQASPHDEVEILI
- a CDS encoding mechanosensitive ion channel family protein, which codes for MGEFFQNLSRVLIRLDLMNNPYFQFFIVIVVALIASKILEGTVAAKKDETFKENPVFRELVGGYLTRNLLIIWFLIGLLFAFDLLQLDFRWMNSIQSIIITVVLTICFFLAKKLIKSISITLHDSKSKATKRLFQNKNIINLFKRFLEVTMFILFATLILGSWGIQVAPILAGLGIAGIAVGLALQDSLGHIFGGVSLILDNTYNEGDFVELENGHIGTIYSIGYRSSKILTPSNEIIIVPNGEFAKMMVKNLSRPSRLYRLNLIINAAYGSSPEHVKKVILSTALDTEGVLDDPEAVVFFEKMDAYSLNFRLIVSIQNPLERLVVTDRILTRITDMFKKEKIQIPFPTTTVHIEKQ
- the rho gene encoding transcription termination factor Rho, whose protein sequence is MPVGKRKVKLKSDADTLNGNGFSDNNNENGGNALFEETQGQYTPPVEKTRSSDDDEFDDTPKNKPNPEEDVYVGTPTDEIALSAQKKPHRHETHIPGLPSEAEAKEIIEKVFPGDSKLSINELKKLSIVGLSIVAMHLKLDNYESMHTQELIYSILRKHADNGGVIYGGGTLQVLENGFGFLRSQRYNYLSSPDDIYVSPSQISLFRLRTGDHIEGQIRPPKKTEEEKFFALLRIELINDLSTDESRKRTLFDNLTPLFPDEAIKLEAEPEEVAMRMMDLFTPIGLGQRGLIVSPPKAGKTVLLKKIANSITRNMPDVKLIIFLVDERPEEVTDMQRSVKAEVVSSTFDEPAVKHVAVANMVHEKAKRLVECGYDVVILLDSITRLARAYNTCEPPSGRVLSGGLDANALHKPKKFFGAARNIEEGGSLTIIATALIDTGSKMDEVIYEEFKGTGNMEIHLDRNLSNIRVYPALDLKLSGTRREDLLQSVSVLEKARMLRRIFADMSNEEVIGKLKQALSKTATNEEFLNNMQYFAK
- a CDS encoding sugar O-acetyltransferase; amino-acid sequence: MPAEKEKMLAGGLYHASDPQLLEDRARALRLTYEFNQSHPDDLIKRVQILRSLFGKLGENFEIQPSFRCDYGYNIHIGDYFLANYNCVILDVCRVDIGNRVLFGPGVQIYTAAHPLDPALRASSMEFGKPVKIGDNVWIGGGAIVLPGVTIGDNSVIGAGSVVDRDIPDNVIAAGNRCRVIGEIGD
- a CDS encoding DUF1349 domain-containing protein; this encodes MEWLNPPAHFSGDNGVIKITTLPKTDFWRVTHYDFTKQNAHFYHRTFEGDFEISVKVSGAYRDNYDQAGLMILADDLNWIKAGIEFTDGIQNISAVITREFSDWSVQALNNAPESVWFRIIRRKESVEAAYSIDGENYCLYRLGYLSLNHALKTGIYAASPMGDGFPVTFEQLSINPL